In Salinibacterium sp. ZJ70, one DNA window encodes the following:
- a CDS encoding glycerol-3-phosphate dehydrogenase/oxidase, producing MTSSRPAASVRPVVSELAARGRVQALVIGGGINGIATFRDLALQGVDVVLVERADFASGATAASSHMIHGGIRYLENGEFRLVKESVEERNGLLRIAPHFVKPLETTIPIYSTFAGILQAPLRFLTHKQGKPTERGALLIKVGLTIYDIFSRDGGAVPRHRFHGRKRSLEALPVLDPKIRYTATYFDASVHDPERLALDVLLDGCAAEPRATAANYVEAIGLDGDTVTLRDTVTGETFTLAADVVVNASGPWSDLTNEALGRPSQFMGGTKGSHIVLDNEELLEATKGREIFFEHKDGRIVLIYPIKGRVLVGTTDIDADPSQPALCTEEEVDYFFDLIHHVFPTITVDRAQIVFRYSGIRPLPRHEDTAPGFVSRDYRVEIAKREGAAPVVTLVGGKWTTFRALGESLANTVLGLLGAERRVSTSKLVIGGGVDFPATAAAAAAWVRTNLAEVSAGRHAQLLERYGTRARAVAAFLSAGEDREILGGRVSTRELAWMVEHEQAVHLSDVLLRRTDLAFTGALSDELLVEIADALAEAAGWDADTLAAELAATRAELAARFGVELAPALAD from the coding sequence ATGACCTCGTCGCGCCCCGCAGCATCCGTCCGTCCTGTCGTCTCCGAACTCGCCGCGCGCGGCCGGGTTCAGGCGCTCGTCATCGGCGGCGGCATCAACGGCATCGCGACGTTCCGCGACCTCGCCCTGCAGGGCGTCGACGTGGTGCTCGTCGAGCGCGCCGACTTCGCATCCGGCGCGACGGCGGCCTCCAGCCACATGATCCACGGCGGCATCCGCTACCTCGAGAACGGCGAGTTCCGACTCGTCAAGGAGTCGGTCGAGGAGCGCAACGGGCTCCTGCGGATCGCGCCCCACTTCGTGAAGCCGCTCGAGACCACGATTCCGATCTACTCCACGTTCGCGGGCATCCTGCAGGCGCCGCTGCGCTTCCTCACGCACAAGCAGGGCAAGCCCACCGAGCGCGGCGCGCTGCTCATCAAGGTCGGCCTCACGATCTACGACATCTTCTCCCGCGACGGTGGCGCGGTGCCCCGCCACCGCTTCCACGGCCGCAAGCGCTCGCTCGAAGCTCTCCCCGTGCTCGACCCGAAGATCCGCTACACCGCCACCTACTTCGACGCCTCGGTGCACGACCCCGAGCGCCTCGCGCTCGACGTGCTCCTCGACGGCTGCGCCGCCGAGCCGCGTGCGACGGCCGCCAACTACGTCGAGGCGATCGGCCTCGACGGCGACACCGTGACCCTCCGCGACACCGTGACGGGCGAGACGTTCACCCTCGCGGCCGACGTCGTCGTCAACGCCTCCGGCCCCTGGTCCGACCTCACCAACGAGGCCCTCGGTCGCCCCTCGCAGTTCATGGGCGGCACCAAGGGCTCCCACATCGTGCTCGACAACGAGGAGCTCCTCGAGGCCACGAAGGGCCGCGAGATCTTCTTCGAGCACAAGGACGGCCGCATCGTGCTCATCTACCCGATCAAGGGGCGCGTGCTCGTCGGAACGACCGACATCGACGCCGACCCCTCGCAGCCGGCGCTGTGCACCGAGGAGGAGGTCGACTACTTCTTCGATCTCATTCACCACGTGTTCCCCACGATCACCGTCGACCGCGCGCAGATCGTGTTCCGCTACTCCGGCATCCGCCCGCTGCCGCGCCACGAGGACACCGCTCCCGGCTTCGTCTCGCGCGACTACCGTGTCGAGATCGCCAAGCGCGAGGGTGCGGCGCCCGTCGTGACCCTCGTCGGCGGCAAGTGGACGACGTTCCGCGCGCTCGGCGAATCGCTCGCGAACACCGTGCTCGGACTCCTCGGCGCTGAGCGCCGCGTCTCGACCTCGAAGCTCGTGATCGGCGGCGGCGTCGACTTCCCGGCGACCGCAGCGGCCGCCGCGGCATGGGTGCGCACCAACCTCGCCGAGGTGTCAGCCGGACGCCACGCCCAGCTCCTCGAGCGCTACGGCACGCGTGCCCGCGCCGTCGCCGCGTTCCTCAGCGCGGGCGAGGACCGCGAGATCCTCGGAGGTCGTGTCTCGACGCGTGAGCTCGCGTGGATGGTCGAGCACGAGCAGGCCGTGCACCTCAGTGATGTGCTCCTGCGTCGCACCGATCTCGCGTTCACGGGGGCGCTCAGCGACGAACTCCTCGTCGAGATCGCCGACGCGCTCGCCGAGGCCGCCGGATGGGATGCCGACACCCTCGCCGCCGAGCTCGCCGCCACCCGCGCGGAGCTCGCCGCGCGGTTCGGAGTGGAGCTCGCCCCCGCCCTGGCGGACTGA
- a CDS encoding DUF4245 domain-containing protein, whose protein sequence is MSPRHPGHDEQGRPIVAELGRAETPEETFARKAATSRAHREGKTWFALVGALLGTLGVVLFLVLVVARPDQGVFREPVDYATSTHNAQSGFDDKLVIPELGDEWTSNFARSAKKTAAGVTAWEIGFVSPNREFVQLTQAFDTDATWIANTVRDAQAGPIVELGGIPWTTYDRRDVEDAGNVAFALVAELDDRTIVVSGTARDADLETVAAATAEELP, encoded by the coding sequence GTGAGCCCGCGTCACCCCGGACACGACGAGCAGGGACGGCCGATCGTCGCCGAGCTCGGTCGCGCCGAGACCCCCGAAGAGACCTTCGCCCGCAAGGCGGCGACGAGCCGCGCACACCGTGAAGGCAAGACCTGGTTCGCCCTCGTGGGGGCGCTGCTCGGAACCCTCGGCGTGGTGTTGTTCCTGGTGCTCGTCGTCGCACGCCCCGACCAGGGCGTCTTCCGCGAGCCCGTCGACTACGCGACGTCGACGCACAACGCCCAGTCCGGATTCGACGACAAGCTCGTCATCCCCGAACTCGGCGACGAGTGGACCTCGAACTTCGCCCGCTCCGCGAAGAAGACCGCAGCCGGCGTCACCGCCTGGGAGATCGGCTTCGTGAGCCCGAACCGCGAATTCGTGCAGCTCACCCAGGCTTTCGACACCGACGCGACCTGGATCGCCAACACCGTGCGCGACGCACAGGCCGGCCCCATCGTCGAGCTCGGCGGCATCCCCTGGACCACCTATGACCGCCGGGACGTCGAGGACGCAGGCAATGTCGCCTTCGCCCTCGTCGCCGAGCTCGACGACCGCACCATCGTGGTCTCCGGGACGGCACGCGATGCCGACCTCGAGACCGTCGCCGCCGCCACCGCCGAGGAGCTCCCGTGA
- the glpK gene encoding glycerol kinase GlpK, whose translation MAAAASAPRHIVSIDQGTTSTRAIVFDDGGRIVSSGQREHRQIFPQPGWVEHDPQEIWHNTRHVIGEALADAGITRHDVAAIGITNQRETVIVWDKATGKAIHNAIVWQDTRTQDRVDALAADGGVRRFAAKTGLPLATYFSATKIAWILDSVDGARERAERGELLFGTPDTWVLWNLTGGTDGGVHATDVTNASRTLLMDLDTLDWDDELLAAFDVPRAMLPQIRSSAEVYGTAHGDSLLREVPIAGILGDQQAATFGQAAFGAGESKNTYGTGNFLIVNTGTAKVASEHGLITTVAYQLGDDAPRYALEGSVAVSGSLIQWLRDNLGIISSAPEVEELARSVDDNGDVYVVPAFAGLFAPYWRPDARGAIVGLTRFATKAHIARASLESVAYQTLDVLEAANAELGTDITELRVDGGMVGNELLMQLQADALGIDVVRPEVVETTALGAAYAAGLAVGLWKDVDELRSLWSEGARWKPTTDEATRAAGLARWHKAVERTFDWVD comes from the coding sequence ATGGCAGCCGCCGCATCCGCACCCCGTCACATCGTCTCCATCGACCAGGGCACGACGAGCACCCGGGCGATCGTCTTCGACGACGGAGGGCGCATCGTCAGCTCGGGGCAGCGCGAGCACCGCCAGATCTTCCCCCAGCCGGGGTGGGTCGAGCACGACCCCCAGGAGATCTGGCACAACACCCGCCACGTCATCGGCGAGGCGCTCGCCGACGCCGGCATCACCCGCCACGACGTGGCCGCGATCGGCATCACCAACCAGCGCGAGACCGTCATCGTGTGGGACAAGGCCACCGGAAAGGCGATCCACAACGCGATCGTCTGGCAGGACACCCGCACGCAGGATCGCGTCGACGCCCTCGCTGCCGACGGCGGCGTGCGCCGCTTCGCCGCGAAGACGGGCCTGCCGCTCGCCACCTACTTCTCCGCCACCAAGATCGCGTGGATCCTCGACAGCGTCGACGGCGCCCGCGAGCGCGCCGAGCGCGGCGAGCTGCTCTTCGGCACCCCCGACACGTGGGTGCTGTGGAACCTCACCGGCGGCACCGACGGCGGCGTGCACGCGACGGACGTCACCAACGCGAGCCGCACCCTCCTCATGGATCTCGACACGCTCGACTGGGACGACGAGCTGCTCGCCGCGTTCGACGTGCCGCGCGCCATGCTCCCCCAGATCCGCTCCTCCGCCGAGGTGTACGGCACCGCGCACGGCGACAGCCTGCTGCGCGAAGTGCCCATCGCCGGCATCCTCGGCGACCAGCAGGCCGCGACCTTCGGCCAGGCCGCGTTCGGCGCGGGCGAGTCGAAGAACACCTACGGCACCGGCAACTTCCTCATCGTCAACACCGGCACCGCGAAGGTCGCGAGCGAGCACGGACTCATCACGACCGTCGCCTATCAGCTCGGCGACGACGCACCCCGCTACGCCCTCGAAGGATCGGTGGCCGTGAGCGGCTCGCTCATCCAGTGGCTGCGCGACAACCTCGGCATCATCTCCTCGGCCCCCGAGGTCGAGGAGCTCGCGCGCTCGGTCGACGACAACGGCGACGTCTACGTCGTACCCGCGTTCGCCGGCCTGTTCGCGCCCTACTGGCGCCCGGATGCGCGCGGTGCGATCGTCGGACTCACGCGCTTCGCGACGAAAGCGCACATCGCCCGCGCATCCCTCGAATCCGTCGCCTACCAGACGCTCGACGTGCTCGAGGCGGCCAACGCCGAACTCGGCACCGACATCACCGAGCTGCGCGTCGACGGCGGCATGGTCGGCAACGAGCTGCTCATGCAGCTGCAGGCGGATGCCCTCGGCATCGACGTCGTGCGCCCCGAGGTCGTCGAGACCACAGCCCTCGGCGCCGCCTACGCGGCCGGCCTCGCGGTCGGGCTCTGGAAGGACGTCGACGAGCTCCGCTCCCTCTGGAGCGAAGGCGCGCGCTGGAAGCCGACCACGGACGAAGCCACCCGCGCCGCGGGCCTCGCCCGGTGGCACAAGGCCGTCGAGCGCACCTTCGACTGGGTCGACTGA
- a CDS encoding ABC transporter ATP-binding protein has translation MLGKLLVRYLRPYAPLLVGVVVFQLIQSIAALYLPAINADIIDDGVAAGDTALIVRLGALMLGITLVQIAAAIAAVYFGAKASMALGRDLRASVFHRVGEFSEREVARFGAPSLITRSTNDVQQVQMLVLMTCTMLVAAPIQSIGGVIMALREDVALSGILAVAVPVLLVSVGLIIARMVPLFRVMQTRIDTVNRVLREQLTGIRVIRAFVRESAERARFGRANDELTDTALRAGRLFALMFPVVMLVMNVSSIAVIWFGAFRIEAGAMQVGSLIAFLSYLMQILIAVMMATFMTVLLPRAAVSADRIGEVLETEPSVVAPEIPITDFASAGRVELRGATFAYPGADAPVLRDVSITAEPGTTTAIIGSTGSGKTTLVNLIPRLFDVTGGAVLVDGVDVRHLDPELLWSLIGLVPQKPYLFSGTIASNLRYGNPDATDEELWEALEIAQARDFVERMPEQLEAPVSQGGTNVSGGQRQRIAIARAIVKRPEIYIFDDSFSALDTATDARLRQALSSRLAGATFIVVAQRVSTIIDADQIVVLDDGTVIARGTHDELLETSTEYREIVDSQLSAEEAA, from the coding sequence GTGCTCGGCAAACTGCTCGTGCGCTACCTGCGCCCGTACGCACCGCTGCTCGTCGGCGTCGTCGTCTTCCAGCTGATCCAGTCGATCGCTGCGCTCTACCTCCCTGCGATCAACGCCGACATCATCGACGACGGCGTCGCGGCGGGGGACACGGCGCTCATCGTGCGGCTCGGTGCGCTCATGCTCGGCATCACACTCGTGCAGATCGCCGCCGCGATCGCCGCCGTGTACTTCGGGGCGAAGGCTTCGATGGCGCTCGGTCGGGACCTGCGCGCCTCCGTGTTCCACCGCGTCGGCGAGTTCTCGGAGCGCGAGGTGGCGCGGTTCGGCGCACCGAGCCTCATCACCCGCTCCACGAACGACGTGCAGCAGGTGCAGATGCTCGTTCTCATGACGTGCACGATGCTCGTGGCGGCGCCCATCCAATCCATCGGCGGGGTCATCATGGCGCTGCGCGAGGACGTGGCGCTCTCGGGCATCCTCGCCGTCGCGGTTCCCGTGCTGCTCGTGAGCGTGGGGCTCATCATCGCGCGCATGGTGCCGCTCTTCCGCGTGATGCAGACGCGCATCGACACCGTCAACCGCGTGCTGCGCGAGCAGCTCACCGGCATCCGCGTGATCCGCGCCTTCGTGCGGGAGTCGGCGGAGCGTGCGCGCTTCGGGCGGGCCAACGACGAGCTCACCGACACCGCGCTGCGCGCCGGTCGGCTGTTCGCGCTCATGTTCCCCGTCGTGATGCTCGTGATGAACGTCTCGAGCATCGCCGTCATCTGGTTCGGGGCGTTCCGGATCGAAGCGGGTGCGATGCAGGTCGGATCGCTCATCGCGTTCCTCAGCTACCTCATGCAGATCCTCATCGCCGTGATGATGGCGACCTTCATGACGGTGCTGCTGCCGCGCGCCGCCGTCTCGGCCGATCGCATCGGCGAGGTGCTGGAGACCGAGCCCTCCGTCGTCGCGCCCGAGATCCCCATCACCGACTTCGCGAGCGCCGGACGCGTCGAACTGCGCGGTGCGACCTTCGCCTACCCGGGGGCGGACGCCCCGGTGCTCCGCGATGTGAGCATCACCGCCGAGCCGGGTACGACGACGGCGATCATCGGCTCCACAGGGTCCGGCAAGACGACGCTCGTGAACCTCATCCCGCGGCTCTTCGATGTGACGGGCGGTGCCGTGCTCGTCGACGGAGTGGATGTGCGCCACCTCGATCCCGAGCTGCTGTGGAGCCTCATCGGGCTCGTGCCGCAGAAGCCGTACCTCTTCTCGGGCACGATCGCCTCGAACTTGCGCTACGGCAACCCCGACGCCACCGACGAGGAGCTCTGGGAGGCGCTCGAGATCGCCCAGGCGCGGGACTTCGTCGAGCGGATGCCCGAGCAGCTCGAAGCGCCCGTCTCGCAGGGCGGCACCAACGTCTCCGGCGGCCAGCGCCAGCGGATCGCGATCGCGCGCGCCATCGTGAAGCGGCCCGAGATCTACATCTTCGACGACTCGTTCTCGGCGCTCGACACGGCGACGGATGCGCGGCTGCGCCAGGCGCTCTCCTCGCGCCTGGCTGGCGCGACCTTCATCGTCGTCGCGCAGCGCGTCTCGACGATCATCGACGCCGACCAGATCGTCGTGCTCGATGACGGCACGGTCATCGCCCGCGGCACGCACGACGAGCTGCTCGAGACCTCGACCGAGTACCGCGAGATCGTCGACAGCCAGCTGAGCGCGGAGGAGGCGGCATGA
- a CDS encoding 4-hydroxy-3-methylbut-2-enyl diphosphate reductase: MPRVRGRLRDEPVDAPKRVLLAAPRGYCAGVDRAVIAVEKALDNFGAPVYVRKQIVHNVHVVSELERRGAIFVDEVDEVPPGSNLVFSAHGVSPMVVQAAADRDLMAIDATCPLVTKVHREATRFAKQDLQILLIGHAGHEEVEGTMGHAPEQTILVNSPDDVDGIVVDDPDNLVWISQTTLSVDETMETVRRLRERFPNLQDPPSDDICYATQNRQVAIKKVAPQADLVIVVGSANSSNSVRLVEVALEYGAKAAYRIDYSHEIQQSWLDGVATIGISSGASVPEVLVQEVLEDLADAGYADVAEVRTAEEDLMFSLPKELRRDAQGNADSRALGGRARS, translated from the coding sequence ATGCCGCGGGTGCGCGGCCGCCTGCGCGACGAGCCGGTCGACGCGCCCAAGCGCGTGCTGCTCGCCGCTCCCCGCGGATACTGCGCGGGCGTGGACCGTGCCGTGATCGCGGTCGAGAAGGCGCTCGACAACTTCGGCGCTCCCGTCTACGTGCGCAAGCAGATCGTGCACAACGTGCACGTCGTGAGCGAGCTGGAGCGCCGCGGTGCGATCTTCGTCGACGAGGTCGACGAGGTGCCGCCGGGGTCGAACCTCGTGTTCTCGGCGCACGGCGTCTCGCCGATGGTCGTGCAGGCCGCCGCCGATCGCGACCTCATGGCGATCGACGCCACCTGTCCGCTCGTCACGAAGGTTCACCGCGAGGCGACGCGCTTCGCGAAGCAAGATCTGCAGATCCTGCTCATCGGTCACGCCGGGCACGAAGAGGTCGAAGGAACCATGGGTCACGCGCCCGAGCAGACCATCCTGGTCAACTCGCCCGACGATGTCGACGGCATCGTGGTCGACGACCCCGACAACCTCGTGTGGATCTCGCAGACGACCCTCTCGGTCGACGAGACGATGGAGACCGTCCGTCGTCTGCGCGAGCGCTTCCCGAACCTTCAGGATCCGCCCTCGGACGACATCTGCTACGCCACCCAGAACCGTCAGGTGGCGATCAAGAAGGTCGCTCCGCAGGCTGACCTGGTGATCGTCGTCGGCTCGGCGAACTCGTCGAACTCGGTGCGCCTCGTCGAGGTCGCGCTCGAGTACGGCGCGAAGGCCGCGTACCGCATCGACTACTCGCACGAGATCCAGCAGTCGTGGCTCGACGGGGTGGCGACGATCGGCATCTCGAGCGGCGCATCCGTGCCCGAGGTTCTCGTGCAGGAGGTTCTCGAGGATCTCGCCGACGCCGGATACGCCGATGTCGCCGAGGTGCGCACCGCCGAGGAGGACCTCATGTTCTCGCTCCCCAAGGAGCTGCGCCGCGACGCGCAGGGCAACGCCGACTCCCGTGCTCTCGGAGGTCGCGCGCGCAGCTGA
- a CDS encoding sugar-binding transcriptional regulator yields the protein MTPRPDPVIDPKELLALRAAQLYYMQDQTMEVIAAELGTSRSSVSRLLSLARELGIVDIQVRSPLESGARLEMELRTRHRVNAHVVPAPDRLSDVERLERVALTAARLLPRYIDANLVVGIAWGSTVSAISRHLPQKETHNTVIVQLNGAGNTETTGIEYASDILGRFGTAFHARTQQFPVPALFDDPSTREALWRERSMRRVLDLQDRLDVAIFGLGSSLAAVPSRVHIGGYLERSDYASLAGDEVVGDVATVFYRADGSWADVALNARSSGPGLDRIRRAARRICIVSGAQKLETLRGALAAGIVTDLVIDEGLARRLVHGTA from the coding sequence ATGACACCGCGGCCTGATCCCGTGATCGACCCGAAGGAGCTCCTCGCACTCCGAGCGGCCCAGCTCTACTACATGCAGGACCAGACGATGGAGGTCATCGCCGCCGAGCTCGGCACCTCGCGCTCCTCCGTCTCGCGCCTGCTGAGCCTCGCGCGAGAGCTCGGAATCGTCGACATCCAGGTGCGCTCGCCCCTCGAATCCGGTGCCCGTCTCGAGATGGAGCTGCGCACCCGCCACCGTGTGAACGCGCACGTCGTGCCCGCCCCCGACCGACTCAGCGACGTCGAGCGACTCGAGCGCGTCGCGCTCACCGCCGCCCGCCTCCTGCCGCGCTACATCGACGCCAACCTCGTCGTCGGCATCGCCTGGGGGTCGACCGTGAGCGCCATCAGCCGGCACCTCCCCCAGAAGGAGACCCACAACACCGTCATCGTGCAGCTCAACGGCGCAGGCAACACCGAGACGACCGGCATCGAGTACGCGAGCGACATCCTCGGGCGCTTCGGCACCGCATTCCACGCCCGCACCCAGCAGTTCCCTGTGCCCGCGCTGTTCGACGACCCCAGCACCCGCGAAGCCCTCTGGCGCGAGCGCTCCATGCGCCGCGTGCTCGACCTGCAGGACCGCCTCGACGTCGCCATCTTCGGTCTCGGCTCCTCGCTCGCAGCGGTGCCCAGCCGGGTGCACATCGGCGGCTACCTCGAGCGCAGCGACTACGCGAGCCTCGCCGGAGACGAAGTCGTCGGCGACGTCGCGACCGTCTTCTACCGCGCCGACGGCTCCTGGGCCGACGTCGCGCTCAACGCACGCAGCTCGGGCCCCGGGCTCGACCGCATCCGCCGGGCCGCGCGGCGCATCTGCATCGTGTCGGGCGCGCAGAAGCTCGAGACGCTGCGCGGCGCCCTCGCCGCGGGCATCGTCACCGATCTCGTGATCGACGAAGGCCTCGCGCGCCGCCTCGTCCACGGCACCGCATGA
- a CDS encoding exodeoxyribonuclease VII small subunit — translation MSDATPADVASLSYEEARDELVQVVTRLEQGAATLEESLALWERGEALARRCEEWLVGAKARLEAARAAAGS, via the coding sequence ATGTCCGACGCCACCCCCGCCGACGTCGCCTCGCTCAGCTATGAGGAGGCCCGCGACGAGCTCGTGCAGGTGGTGACGCGCCTCGAACAGGGCGCCGCCACCCTCGAGGAGTCGCTCGCACTCTGGGAGCGCGGAGAGGCGCTCGCCCGCCGCTGCGAAGAGTGGCTCGTGGGCGCCAAGGCACGACTCGAGGCCGCACGCGCGGCTGCCGGCTCGTGA
- the xseA gene encoding exodeoxyribonuclease VII large subunit, with translation MSDEKPTAETPWPVAELAAKLKGWIDRLGSVWVEGELTQWNQSRGVVYAKLKDLDQDVTVSLTVWSSTVSRLTETFQQGDRVAALVKPDYWMRGGTLSMVASDLRHAGIGDLLAQLERLKQKLRAEGLFDADRKKPLPFLPQCIGLVTGKDSDAEKDVLRNAQLRWPQVEFRVVHAAVQGDRSATEVAAAIRTLDADPEVDVIIVARGGGDFQNLLPFSDEQLVRTAAAATTPLVSAIGHEADSPLLDLVADLRASTPTDAAKRVVPDVAEEMALMQQARARMSSRLASLINGEIERLATLRSRPSLSDPSTLVQTRTEDLIRLVDRGTQLVQLRVEREETAIHRLAVELRALSPQRTLDRGYAVVSAADAIVRDADEVASGDALRIRVASGELTATAD, from the coding sequence GTGAGCGACGAGAAGCCGACAGCCGAGACCCCGTGGCCCGTCGCCGAGCTCGCCGCCAAGCTCAAGGGCTGGATCGACCGCCTCGGCTCGGTCTGGGTCGAGGGCGAGCTGACCCAGTGGAACCAGTCGCGCGGCGTCGTCTACGCCAAGCTCAAGGACCTCGACCAGGACGTCACCGTCTCGCTCACCGTGTGGTCCTCCACCGTCTCGCGCCTCACCGAGACGTTCCAGCAGGGCGACCGCGTCGCGGCCCTCGTCAAGCCCGACTACTGGATGCGCGGCGGAACGCTCTCGATGGTCGCGTCCGACCTCCGGCATGCCGGCATCGGCGACCTGCTCGCCCAGCTCGAGCGCCTCAAGCAGAAACTCCGCGCCGAAGGTCTCTTCGACGCCGACCGCAAGAAGCCGCTGCCCTTCCTTCCGCAGTGCATCGGGCTCGTCACCGGCAAGGACTCTGATGCCGAGAAGGACGTGCTGCGCAATGCCCAGCTGCGCTGGCCGCAGGTGGAGTTCCGCGTCGTGCACGCGGCGGTGCAGGGCGACCGCTCAGCGACCGAGGTCGCCGCAGCCATCCGCACGCTCGACGCCGACCCCGAGGTCGACGTCATCATCGTCGCGCGCGGCGGCGGCGACTTCCAGAACCTGCTGCCGTTCAGCGACGAGCAGCTCGTGCGCACCGCCGCGGCGGCGACCACTCCGCTCGTCTCGGCCATCGGGCACGAAGCAGACAGCCCCCTCCTCGACCTCGTCGCCGACCTCCGCGCATCGACCCCCACGGATGCCGCCAAGCGCGTGGTCCCGGACGTCGCCGAGGAGATGGCGCTCATGCAGCAGGCACGCGCCCGCATGAGCTCGCGCCTCGCCTCGCTCATCAACGGCGAGATCGAGCGGCTCGCGACGCTGCGATCGCGCCCCTCGCTCTCGGACCCCTCGACCCTCGTGCAGACGCGCACCGAGGATCTCATCCGCCTCGTCGACCGCGGCACGCAGCTCGTGCAGCTGCGGGTCGAACGCGAGGAGACCGCCATCCACCGACTCGCCGTCGAACTGCGTGCGCTGTCGCCCCAGCGCACCCTCGACCGGGGCTATGCCGTCGTGAGCGCCGCGGATGCGATCGTGCGCGACGCCGACGAGGTCGCCTCGGGCGACGCCCTCCGCATCCGCGTCGCATCGGGTGAACTGACTGCCACCGCCGACTAG
- the fbaA gene encoding class II fructose-bisphosphate aldolase, which produces MPVATPDQYAEMLDKAKRNVFAFPAINVSSSSTINAVLQGLTEAGSDGIIQVTTGGADYFAGQSVKARASGALAFAAYATEVAKNYPITVALHTDHCPKEALPGFVIPLIEASEAEVKAGRNPIFQSHMWDGSAVPLTENLEIARELLPRLKNINAILEVEIGVVGGEEDGVQHEGSNDALYTTLGDVTQAVEALGLGEQGRYIAALTFGNVHGVYKPGGVKLRPELLGEIQAGIAAKYGTGPKPLDLVFHGGSGSTEAEIAEAVANGVIKMNIDTDTQYAYSRSVADTVFRNYDGFLKVDGEVGNKKIYDPRAWGKLAETAMAQRVVEATQQLGSAGQAISR; this is translated from the coding sequence ATGCCCGTCGCAACCCCGGATCAGTACGCCGAGATGCTCGACAAGGCCAAGCGCAACGTCTTCGCCTTCCCCGCCATCAACGTCTCGTCCTCCTCGACGATCAACGCCGTTCTGCAGGGCCTCACCGAGGCCGGCTCCGACGGGATCATCCAGGTCACGACCGGCGGCGCCGACTACTTCGCCGGCCAGAGCGTGAAGGCTCGCGCCTCCGGTGCACTCGCGTTCGCCGCCTACGCCACCGAGGTCGCCAAGAACTACCCGATCACGGTCGCCCTGCACACCGACCACTGCCCCAAGGAGGCTCTGCCCGGCTTCGTGATCCCGCTCATCGAGGCGTCCGAGGCGGAGGTCAAGGCCGGTCGCAACCCGATCTTCCAGTCGCACATGTGGGACGGATCGGCTGTGCCGCTCACCGAGAACCTCGAGATCGCGCGGGAGCTCCTCCCCCGTCTCAAGAACATCAACGCCATCCTCGAGGTCGAGATCGGCGTCGTCGGCGGCGAAGAGGACGGCGTGCAGCACGAGGGCTCGAACGACGCGCTCTACACGACCCTCGGCGATGTCACCCAGGCGGTCGAGGCGCTCGGCCTCGGCGAGCAGGGCCGCTACATCGCAGCGCTCACCTTCGGCAACGTGCACGGCGTGTACAAGCCCGGCGGCGTCAAGCTCCGCCCCGAGCTGCTCGGCGAGATCCAGGCGGGCATCGCAGCGAAGTACGGCACCGGGCCCAAGCCCCTCGACCTCGTCTTCCACGGCGGATCGGGTTCGACCGAGGCGGAGATCGCCGAGGCCGTCGCCAACGGCGTCATCAAGATGAACATCGACACCGACACGCAGTACGCGTACTCGCGCTCGGTCGCCGACACCGTCTTCCGGAACTACGACGGCTTCCTGAAGGTCGACGGCGAGGTCGGCAACAAGAAGATCTACGACCCGCGCGCATGGGGCAAGCTCGCCGAGACCGCGATGGCGCAGCGCGTCGTCGAGGCTACGCAGCAGCTCGGCTCGGCAGGTCAGGCCATCAGCCGCTGA